The Lysinibacillus pakistanensis genome includes a window with the following:
- a CDS encoding GntR family transcriptional regulator has protein sequence MTLDFSRDKPIYSQLVDRICGDVLKGKLALGDRLPSVREYAVETGVNVNTVQRVYKELEAMNITETKRGQGTFITTNEERIVLLREAMKNQLADNFLFSIEALGFSKEEMLIVLQNKS, from the coding sequence ATGACACTTGATTTTTCACGTGATAAACCAATCTATAGCCAGCTTGTTGATCGCATTTGTGGAGATGTTTTAAAAGGGAAGTTAGCGCTTGGGGACCGACTTCCTTCTGTTCGAGAGTATGCAGTAGAGACTGGGGTTAATGTCAATACAGTGCAACGTGTATATAAGGAGTTAGAGGCAATGAATATAACGGAAACTAAAAGAGGGCAGGGTACATTTATCACAACGAATGAAGAGCGAATTGTTCTGTTGAGAGAAGCTATGAAAAATCAATTAGCAGATAATTTTTTATTCTCTATTGAAGCACTTGGGTTTTCAAAGGAAGAGATGCTAATTGTTTTGCAAAATAAATCGTGA
- a CDS encoding ATP-binding cassette domain-containing protein: protein MLQLSNVSFRYMKKTILQDLSYSLPIGQIIGLVGENGSGKSTLLKVLAGLLLPSSGEVLLNGNPVTRRSANQIAYLPDTDLFYDFYTGEQLFQYYASQFEDFSYDKACIVAEFLQVDKKMRLRQLSKGNRGRMKMAATLGREVPFYLMDEPFAGLDPIVREQLIKGLIQFTDMEHQTILLSTHELYEVEPILDQIILLQNGSIIAHEELERIRDLTNTDAVQWMKTYYKKG from the coding sequence ATGCTACAACTTTCAAATGTTTCTTTTCGTTATATGAAAAAAACAATACTGCAAGACTTGTCTTATTCTTTACCAATTGGACAGATTATTGGCCTAGTTGGAGAAAATGGTAGTGGAAAGTCAACACTTTTAAAGGTATTAGCTGGCTTGTTACTTCCATCAAGCGGTGAGGTTTTACTGAATGGTAACCCAGTTACACGTAGAAGTGCCAATCAGATTGCCTACTTACCAGATACGGATTTATTTTACGATTTTTATACTGGAGAGCAACTATTTCAGTACTATGCCTCTCAATTCGAGGATTTCTCATATGATAAGGCCTGTATCGTTGCAGAGTTTTTGCAGGTCGATAAAAAAATGAGATTAAGGCAGCTATCAAAAGGAAACCGTGGTCGTATGAAGATGGCTGCAACACTTGGGCGAGAGGTCCCGTTTTATTTAATGGATGAGCCGTTCGCTGGGCTTGATCCAATTGTTCGTGAGCAACTCATTAAAGGGCTCATTCAATTTACCGATATGGAACATCAAACAATTCTTTTATCCACCCATGAGCTATATGAGGTAGAGCCGATTTTAGATCAAATCATTTTATTACAAAATGGCTCGATTATTGCACATGAGGAACTTGAAAGGATTCGAGATCTGACGAATACGGATGCTGTGCAATGGATGAAGACCTACTATAAGAAAGGATGA